In the genome of Paracoccus tegillarcae, one region contains:
- a CDS encoding P-II family nitrogen regulator gives MKKVEAIIKPFKLDDVKEALQEAGVQGLSVTEVKGFGRQKGHTELYRGAEYVVDFLPKVKIEMVLPDDQVEAAVDAIVSAARTEKIGDGKIFVSPVEQAIRIRTGETGDEAV, from the coding sequence ATGAAGAAGGTCGAGGCGATCATCAAGCCGTTCAAGCTGGACGATGTGAAAGAGGCTTTGCAAGAGGCCGGCGTGCAGGGGCTTTCAGTGACCGAGGTCAAAGGCTTTGGCCGTCAGAAGGGCCATACCGAGCTGTATCGCGGCGCGGAATATGTTGTCGATTTTCTGCCCAAGGTGAAAATCGAAATGGTGCTGCCCGACGATCAGGTCGAAGCCGCCGTTGACGCCATCGTCAGCGCCGCCCGGACTGAAAAGATCGGCGACGGGAAAATCTTTGTTTCGCCGGTCGAGCAGGCGATCCGTATTCGTACAGGTGAGACCGGCGACGAGGCCGTTTAA
- a CDS encoding lysophospholipid acyltransferase family protein — MANGVFLALMGLARLLPYERRIPTVGWLFAHAIAPIAGWRRRIRGNLALARPDLDRAEVEALVRAVPDNAGRSLAEIYAGDDFAARIHAADPLDGPGLPALEQAFAAGRPVILACAHFGNYDAMRAALAGRGWPVGALYRPMNNEAFNAHYVPAISAIAEPVFPRGRAGLTAMIRFLRGGGWLALGIDQYAGDGADLCFFDLPSKTVLTPADLALRHDALIVPIAGIRQPDGLSFRVHVGAAVDHGEPREMMQALNDDLERLVRQHMHQWFWIHRRWKQLQ, encoded by the coding sequence ATGGCCAATGGCGTGTTTCTGGCCCTGATGGGGCTGGCGCGGCTGTTGCCATACGAGCGCCGCATTCCCACCGTCGGCTGGCTGTTTGCACATGCCATCGCACCGATTGCCGGCTGGCGACGGCGCATCCGCGGCAATCTCGCGCTGGCCCGCCCCGATCTTGATCGGGCCGAGGTCGAGGCGCTGGTCCGCGCGGTTCCCGACAATGCCGGCCGCTCGCTGGCCGAGATCTATGCCGGCGATGACTTTGCCGCGCGCATCCATGCCGCCGACCCGCTGGACGGCCCCGGTCTGCCGGCGCTGGAACAGGCCTTTGCCGCGGGCCGCCCGGTCATTCTGGCCTGTGCGCATTTCGGCAATTACGATGCCATGCGCGCGGCCCTGGCGGGACGGGGCTGGCCGGTTGGTGCGCTCTACAGACCGATGAACAACGAGGCCTTCAACGCCCATTACGTCCCAGCCATCAGCGCCATCGCCGAGCCGGTCTTTCCACGTGGCCGCGCCGGTCTGACCGCGATGATCCGGTTTCTGCGCGGTGGTGGCTGGCTGGCGCTTGGCATTGATCAATATGCGGGCGACGGGGCCGATCTGTGCTTTTTCGACCTGCCCAGCAAGACCGTGCTGACCCCTGCGGATCTGGCGCTGCGCCATGATGCGCTGATCGTGCCCATCGCCGGCATCCGCCAACCCGACGGGCTGTCCTTTCGCGTTCATGTCGGCGCGGCTGTGGACCACGGCGAGCCGCGCGAGATGATGCAGGCCCTGAACGACGATCTGGAACGGCTGGTGCGTCAGCACATGCATCAGTGGTTCTGGATTCACCGTCGCTGGAAACAGCTTCAATAG
- a CDS encoding DMT family transporter, producing the protein MRALPRAFALMGRERDGLRQPGSDQSAGIMLLLAAIFTFTLMDATAKYLTQFYHPSQVVWARFAGNMVLLVAIFHVRLPGLVRTRQPGLQFLRCLTQIASVGLFFTSLQYIGLAESTAIMDINPVLITLGAALFLGERIGIRRALGIAAALLGALLIIRPGLGVFQPAAMLPLIGAFTYAAGALLTRVVRGDSTATSLLWSTLFGTLIASAVVPFFWTPIAAAHLWAFLLIGVFGAISQAMLIRAFALAEAGAIAPFGYTGLVWAGVWGWLFFGQIPDLWTIAGAAIIVAAGLYVWSREARAAQGTA; encoded by the coding sequence ATGCGGGCATTGCCGCGCGCCTTCGCGCTGATGGGGCGCGAACGTGATGGGCTGCGTCAGCCGGGCAGCGACCAATCGGCTGGCATCATGCTGCTGCTGGCCGCTATCTTCACCTTCACCTTGATGGATGCGACAGCGAAATACCTGACGCAGTTCTATCACCCGTCGCAGGTGGTCTGGGCGCGTTTTGCCGGAAACATGGTGCTGCTGGTCGCGATCTTTCATGTCCGGCTGCCCGGCCTGGTGCGGACGCGCCAGCCGGGGCTGCAATTCTTGCGCTGCCTGACGCAAATCGCCTCGGTCGGGCTGTTCTTTACCTCGCTGCAATATATCGGCCTGGCCGAATCCACCGCGATCATGGACATCAACCCGGTGCTGATCACCCTTGGCGCGGCGCTGTTTCTGGGCGAACGCATCGGCATCCGCCGCGCGCTTGGCATTGCCGCGGCGCTGCTGGGCGCGCTGCTCATCATTCGCCCCGGCCTTGGCGTCTTTCAGCCCGCCGCGATGCTGCCGCTGATCGGTGCCTTCACCTATGCCGCCGGCGCGCTGCTGACCCGCGTGGTGCGTGGCGATTCCACCGCCACCTCGCTGCTGTGGTCCACGCTGTTCGGCACGCTGATCGCCAGCGCCGTTGTGCCCTTTTTCTGGACCCCCATCGCGGCCGCGCATCTTTGGGCATTTCTGCTGATCGGCGTCTTTGGCGCCATCAGTCAGGCCATGCTGATCCGCGCCTTCGCCCTGGCCGAGGCAGGCGCGATCGCGCCCTTTGGCTATACCGGGCTGGTCTGGGCCGGCGTCTGGGGCTGGCTGTTCTTTGGCCAGATCCCTGATCTCTGGACCATTGCCGGGGCCGCGATTATCGTGGCGGCAGGCCTTTATGTCTGGTCGCGCGAGGCCCGCGCGGCGCAAGGGACCGCATGA
- the glnA gene encoding type I glutamate--ammonia ligase has product MKVKDVMELLKSEEVEYVDVRFTDPKGKLQHVTLIIDEISEEFFEEGFMFDGSSIAGWKSIDQSDMKLIPDPASAYIDPFYAEKTLCVHCNVVEPDTGEPYARDPRGTAVKAEAYLKSTGIGDVSYWGPEAEFFLFDDVRYSVTPQKVAFQIDAADAAWNTDAEFEMGNQGHRAGHKGGYFPVNPIDAAQDIRGEMLSTMKRIGMKVDKHHHEVASAQHELGMIFGTLVEQADNQQKYKYVIHNVAHAYGKSATFMPKPMKGDNGSGMHVNMSIWKDGKPVFAGDKYADLSQEALWFIGGILKHAKALNALTNPSTNSYKRLIPGFEAPVLRAYSARNRSGCVRIPWTESPKAKRVEARFPDPAANPYLCFAALLMAGLDGIKNKIDPGPASDKDLYDLPPEELAEIPTVCGSLREALEELEKDMDFLLQGDVFTRDQLEGYMALKWEEVYAYEHTPHPVEYMMYYSV; this is encoded by the coding sequence ATGAAAGTCAAAGACGTCATGGAGTTGCTGAAGTCGGAAGAGGTCGAATATGTCGACGTTCGCTTTACCGACCCCAAAGGCAAATTGCAGCATGTCACGCTGATCATCGATGAAATCAGCGAAGAGTTCTTCGAAGAAGGGTTCATGTTCGATGGCTCGTCCATCGCGGGCTGGAAATCGATCGACCAATCAGACATGAAGCTGATCCCCGATCCCGCCAGCGCCTATATCGACCCGTTCTACGCCGAAAAGACGCTGTGCGTGCATTGCAATGTGGTCGAGCCTGACACTGGCGAACCCTATGCCCGCGATCCTCGCGGCACGGCCGTCAAGGCCGAGGCCTATCTGAAATCCACCGGCATCGGTGACGTTTCCTATTGGGGCCCCGAGGCCGAGTTCTTTCTGTTCGACGATGTTCGCTATTCGGTCACCCCGCAAAAGGTCGCGTTTCAGATCGACGCGGCTGACGCGGCCTGGAACACCGACGCGGAATTCGAGATGGGCAACCAGGGACACCGCGCCGGCCACAAGGGCGGCTATTTCCCGGTAAACCCGATCGATGCGGCGCAGGATATCCGCGGCGAAATGCTGTCGACGATGAAGCGCATCGGCATGAAGGTCGACAAGCACCACCACGAGGTTGCCAGCGCGCAGCACGAGCTGGGCATGATCTTTGGCACGCTGGTCGAGCAGGCCGACAATCAGCAGAAATACAAGTATGTCATCCACAACGTGGCCCATGCATACGGCAAGTCGGCGACCTTCATGCCCAAGCCGATGAAGGGTGATAACGGCTCGGGGATGCATGTGAACATGTCGATCTGGAAAGACGGCAAGCCGGTCTTTGCGGGCGACAAATACGCTGATCTGTCGCAAGAGGCCCTGTGGTTCATCGGCGGCATTCTGAAGCATGCCAAGGCGCTGAATGCGCTGACCAACCCGTCGACCAACAGCTACAAGCGCCTGATCCCCGGCTTTGAGGCCCCAGTTCTGCGGGCCTATTCGGCGCGGAACCGTTCGGGCTGCGTGCGTATCCCGTGGACCGAATCGCCCAAGGCCAAGCGCGTCGAGGCCCGTTTCCCCGATCCGGCGGCGAACCCCTATCTGTGCTTTGCCGCATTGCTGATGGCCGGTCTGGACGGCATCAAGAACAAGATCGATCCGGGCCCGGCATCGGACAAGGATCTCTACGATCTGCCGCCCGAAGAGCTGGCAGAGATCCCGACCGTTTGCGGTTCCTTGCGCGAGGCGCTGGAAGAGCTGGAAAAAGACATGGACTTCCTGCTGCAGGGCGACGTCTTTACCCGCGATCAGCTGGAAGGCTACATGGCCCTGAAATGGGAAGAGGTCTACGCCTATGAGCACACGCCTCACCCGGTCGAATACATGATGTATTACTCGGTCTGA
- a CDS encoding LLM class flavin-dependent oxidoreductase: protein MKKIGFLSFGHWSPERGSQVKTAQDVLLQSIDLAVAAEELGLDGAYFRVHHFARQLASPFPLLSAIGARTSKIEIGTGVIDMRYENPLYMIEDAGSADLISGGRLQLGISRGSPEQVIDGWRHFGYQPGEGETDADMARRHTQVFLDALQGEGFAKPNPRPMFPNPPGLLRLEPHSPGLRDRIWWGAASDATAVWAAQMGMNLQSSTLKADETGEPFHIQQARQIRAFRNAWDEAGHDRTPRVSVSRSIFALMNDQDRYYFGNGSKDGDQIGVIDDMRAIFGRGYAAQPDKLIEQLREDEGIAEADTLLLTVPNMLGVDYNAHVIESILTHVAPELGWR from the coding sequence ATGAAGAAGATCGGATTTCTGTCATTTGGTCATTGGTCGCCCGAGCGCGGCTCGCAGGTCAAGACGGCGCAAGACGTGCTGTTGCAATCCATCGATCTGGCCGTCGCGGCCGAAGAACTGGGCCTTGATGGCGCCTATTTCCGGGTGCACCATTTCGCCCGTCAACTTGCCTCGCCCTTTCCGCTGCTCTCGGCCATTGGCGCGCGCACCAGCAAGATCGAGATCGGCACCGGGGTCATCGACATGCGGTATGAAAACCCGCTTTACATGATCGAGGACGCTGGATCCGCCGACCTGATTTCGGGTGGGCGGCTGCAACTGGGGATCAGCCGAGGCAGCCCCGAGCAGGTGATCGATGGCTGGCGGCATTTCGGGTATCAGCCCGGCGAGGGTGAAACCGATGCCGATATGGCCCGGCGCCACACGCAGGTCTTTCTTGACGCGTTGCAGGGCGAGGGCTTTGCCAAGCCCAATCCGCGCCCGATGTTCCCGAACCCGCCCGGCCTGTTGCGGCTGGAACCGCATTCGCCGGGGTTGCGCGATCGCATCTGGTGGGGTGCCGCCTCTGATGCCACGGCGGTCTGGGCCGCGCAGATGGGGATGAACCTGCAAAGTTCGACCCTGAAGGCCGATGAGACGGGCGAGCCGTTTCACATCCAGCAGGCCCGCCAGATCCGTGCCTTTCGCAACGCATGGGACGAGGCCGGGCATGACCGCACCCCGCGCGTTTCGGTCAGCCGCTCGATCTTTGCGCTGATGAACGATCAGGACCGTTACTATTTCGGCAATGGCAGCAAGGATGGCGACCAGATCGGTGTGATCGATGACATGCGCGCGATCTTCGGGCGCGGCTATGCCGCCCAGCCGGACAAGCTGATCGAACAGTTGCGCGAAGACGAAGGCATCGCCGAGGCCGATACGCTGCTCTTGACCGTTCCGAACATGCTGGGGGTCGATTACAACGCTCATGTGATCGAAAGCATCCTGACCCATGTCGCGCCGGAACTGGGCTGGCGCTAA
- a CDS encoding Hint domain-containing protein, whose product MSRFNITDQNDNGLINRFSGDAIDGVDIGASYPGDTITVTLEGGGQQTFTGTTFYLADGRTVFTPTDGSTLPQNATFLSSTASPTEAGITTAAFGPPCFTMGTMVATPEGKVAIEHLAAGDDVLVEADGTMVARSIRWAGRRNYGAAALQREPRLRPVRILAGALGDGLPQQDLLVSRQHRVLVKSKIAQRMFGAPEVLVAAIRLTELPGIFVDDEVSEVTYLHLLFDQHEIIVAEGVSTESLYTGPEALRAIGREARAEILMIFPELARLDYQPQPARHIPHLRQQKKLIERHAKNNRTLQGVA is encoded by the coding sequence GTGTCGCGTTTCAATATAACGGATCAGAACGACAACGGTTTGATCAATCGTTTCAGCGGCGATGCGATCGACGGGGTGGACATCGGCGCATCCTATCCCGGCGACACCATAACCGTCACCCTGGAAGGCGGCGGGCAGCAGACGTTTACCGGCACGACCTTTTATCTGGCAGATGGGCGTACCGTATTTACGCCGACAGACGGTTCGACTCTGCCGCAGAACGCGACATTTCTGAGTTCGACCGCCTCTCCCACAGAAGCCGGGATAACCACCGCCGCCTTCGGTCCCCCCTGCTTTACCATGGGCACCATGGTCGCAACGCCTGAGGGCAAGGTCGCCATCGAGCACCTGGCAGCGGGCGATGACGTTCTGGTCGAGGCCGATGGCACAATGGTCGCGCGCAGCATCCGTTGGGCTGGGCGCCGCAACTATGGCGCGGCTGCGCTGCAGCGCGAACCCAGACTGCGCCCGGTGCGTATCCTGGCGGGCGCTTTGGGCGACGGCCTGCCGCAGCAGGATCTGCTGGTATCGCGCCAGCATCGGGTGCTGGTAAAATCCAAGATTGCGCAGCGGATGTTTGGCGCGCCCGAAGTGCTGGTGGCCGCCATTCGTCTGACCGAGCTGCCGGGCATCTTCGTCGATGATGAGGTGAGCGAGGTCACCTATCTGCATCTGCTGTTCGACCAGCACGAGATCATCGTCGCAGAGGGCGTTTCGACCGAAAGCCTCTATACCGGCCCCGAGGCGTTGCGGGCGATCGGCCGCGAGGCCAGGGCCGAGATCCTGATGATCTTTCCCGAACTGGCCCGGCTGGACTATCAGCCCCAGCCCGCGCGCCATATCCCGCATCTGCGCCAGCAGAAAAAGCTGATCGAACGCCACGCAAAGAACAACCGCACCCTGCAGGGCGTCGCCTGA
- a CDS encoding NAD(P)H-hydrate dehydratase: MLTGTEILTTAQMRAIESAAMASGEVTGLQLMERAGTAVAGQIRLRWPKPGRVTVLCGPGNNGGDGYVIARLLHHAGWQVRVLGMDNSPGADAAEVKRQWAKIGPILPLTEAELRRRGESSDVYVDAIFGTGLTRAPQEDIASILLHMGGWGGDWAYYRPRIVSVDCPSGLCLDSGFFLGQSRVAGDLELRAVMTVAFDSPKPGHLLGLGPDCCGRLVIADIGLAHWRVTQRREIADGKALEVQRPAALTADWPIFDIPDNRRFALAGKKQAEWLTKRHATSDHKFGHGHALVLAGGIARGGAARLAARAALRVGAGLVTLAPPRSAMIDHGGPPDALMRRGIDDAATLDDLLTDGRITALCIGPGCGIDRATALLPSLLKSKRPAVLDADALSALAEIGLTDLHQGCVLTPHLGEFARLFPDLTERLGEKPRTGPAYSKLDAAREAAARSGAVVLLKGPDTVIAAPDGRAIIHSAFDVPWLATAGSGDVLAGLITGLLARGLPPLDAAATGAWLHAAAARRFGPGLIADDLPEQIPAVFRDLRA, from the coding sequence ATGCTGACCGGCACTGAAATCCTGACCACAGCCCAAATGCGCGCCATCGAATCCGCGGCGATGGCCAGCGGCGAGGTCACCGGCCTGCAACTGATGGAACGTGCAGGCACGGCGGTTGCCGGACAGATTCGCCTGCGCTGGCCGAAACCGGGGCGTGTCACCGTGCTTTGCGGGCCGGGAAACAATGGCGGCGACGGCTATGTCATCGCGCGCCTGCTGCACCACGCGGGCTGGCAGGTCCGCGTGCTGGGCATGGATAACAGCCCGGGCGCGGATGCGGCCGAGGTGAAGCGGCAATGGGCCAAGATCGGCCCGATCCTGCCGCTGACCGAGGCCGAGTTGCGCCGCCGCGGCGAAAGCAGCGATGTCTATGTCGATGCGATCTTCGGCACTGGCCTGACGCGAGCACCGCAGGAAGACATTGCTTCAATCCTGTTGCATATGGGCGGCTGGGGCGGCGATTGGGCCTATTACCGGCCAAGGATCGTATCTGTGGATTGTCCCAGCGGGCTGTGCCTCGATAGCGGGTTTTTCCTTGGCCAATCGCGCGTCGCAGGCGACTTAGAGCTTCGCGCGGTGATGACGGTTGCCTTCGACAGCCCAAAGCCCGGCCATCTGCTGGGGCTTGGGCCGGATTGCTGCGGCCGTCTGGTTATCGCGGATATCGGCCTTGCGCATTGGCGCGTCACCCAAAGGCGCGAGATTGCAGATGGCAAAGCCCTCGAGGTCCAGCGACCCGCTGCCCTCACCGCGGACTGGCCAATCTTCGACATTCCCGACAATCGACGCTTCGCCTTGGCCGGCAAGAAACAGGCCGAATGGCTTACCAAACGACATGCCACGTCGGATCACAAATTCGGCCACGGGCACGCGCTTGTTCTGGCGGGGGGCATCGCACGGGGCGGCGCGGCGCGGCTGGCTGCGCGCGCGGCGCTGAGGGTCGGGGCCGGTCTGGTCACTCTTGCCCCGCCGCGATCGGCAATGATCGACCATGGCGGCCCGCCCGATGCGCTGATGCGGCGGGGGATCGACGACGCCGCCACGCTGGATGATCTATTGACGGATGGACGGATCACCGCGCTCTGCATCGGCCCCGGCTGCGGCATCGACCGCGCTACGGCTTTGCTGCCATCGCTTCTGAAGTCGAAACGCCCGGCGGTTCTGGACGCCGATGCGCTCAGCGCACTGGCCGAGATCGGGCTGACTGATTTGCATCAGGGCTGCGTGCTGACGCCGCATCTGGGCGAATTCGCGCGATTGTTTCCCGATCTGACCGAAAGGCTTGGGGAAAAGCCAAGAACCGGCCCGGCCTATTCCAAGCTCGACGCCGCCCGCGAGGCCGCCGCGCGCAGCGGTGCGGTCGTTCTGCTGAAAGGCCCCGATACCGTCATCGCGGCACCCGATGGCCGCGCCATCATCCACTCCGCCTTTGACGTTCCGTGGCTCGCCACCGCAGGTTCCGGCGATGTGCTGGCCGGGCTGATCACCGGCCTGCTGGCACGCGGCCTGCCCCCGCTCGACGCCGCCGCGACCGGCGCATGGCTGCATGCCGCCGCCGCCCGCCGCTTTGGCCCCGGTCTGATCGCCGATGATCTGCCCGAACAGATTCCCGCTGTCTTCCGCGATCTGCGGGCGTGA